From Solanum lycopersicum chromosome 8, SLM_r2.1, the proteins below share one genomic window:
- the LOC101244894 gene encoding uncharacterized protein, with protein MEALSSSQQSLRCCEKLEDGKVECKCAEGWSCSVTKTESSKAGKPFCQCSSGINCTRLEESDPEAQKALEGSDGCKVMCKTDAGYTCKISKAGEVIAECGEGCICFVDETGNVKCITKATETSCCASGCN; from the exons ATGGAGGCTCTTAGCTCAAGCCAGCAATCACTCAG ATGTTGTGAAAAGTTGGAAGATGGGAAAGTGGAGTGCAAGTGTGCAGAAGGATGGTCTTGTTCTGTTACCAAAACAGAGAGTTCCAAGGCTGGCAAACCCTTTTGCCAATGTTCCAGCGGCATCAATTGTACCCGCCT GGAAGAATCTGATCCAGAGGCACAAAAAGCACTAGAGGGATCAGATGGTTGCAAGGTGATGTGCAAGACAGATGCAGGATATACTTGTAAAATAAGCAAAGCAGGGGAAGTTATAGCTGAATGCGGAGAAGGTTGCATTTGCTTTGTGGATGAAACTGGGAATGTTAAATGCATAACAAAAGCAACTGAAACTTCATGCTGTGCCTCTGGTTGTAACTGA